The window ACCGCCATGAAAGGCGCGACGGCGTCCTTCGAGGTGCCCGCCGTGCCGCGCCTGCGCGCCTGGCCGTGGCTCGACCGCGTCTTCGACCCGCTGGAGTTCTTCTTCTGCGACTGGTACCGCTTTTTCACACGCCGGCGCTCGGCCACCGGCAGCAGCGTGTTCCGCGTGCACCTGCTCCAGCCGATCACGGTGGTGCTGGACCACCAGGGCATCGAGCCGCTGTTTGCCGCGAAGAAGTACCGGCAGGACTACGGCTTCGGCTGGGCCGTGCCGCCGCTGCCCCTGGTCGGTGGCGTGGTGCCGAGCCTCTTCGAATCGGGTGAAGCACACGACAGACCGAAACAGCTGTACATGGCGATGCTGGCTGCGCGCCGCGGTAAGTTGCTGCCCGTGTTCGAGGCGACGGCGCGCCGTTTCGGCCAGAAGTGGGCGATGGCACGCCGCTTCGGCTTCCAGCTGGAACTGGAGAACTTCTCGGCGGAATTCCTGTTCAAGTGGTACTTCGGCCTCGACGCCGATGCCGCCGACGTGCGCCGGCTGTACTTCGGCATGTTTTCGCCGCGCATGTTGCTGTGGCGGCTCCAGCGCTTCATCCCTGGCTCGCCCTTCAACACGACGCTCGCCATCTACGCGCGCCTGCTGGCGCAGGTGAAGGCCTCCCAGGGCCTCGGCGAGCTGCTGACGCAGGCGCACGAAATCGGCCTCGAAGACGACGACGCGACCGCCAAGCAATTGCTGTTCGTCGCGGGCATGAACTCCTTTCTCGGCATGCAGAACCTGTCGAAATCGGTGATCGCCGAGTTGAGCCAGCGGACGGAGTTGTGCGCGCAATTGCGCGAGGAAATACAGAGCACGCTTGGCCCGGCCTTTCCCACCTCGCTGCGCGAGTTGTCGGATGCGAAGCTGCCCCTGTTGAGCCAATTCCTGCGGGAAACGGTGCGCCTGCATCCGCCGGTCTCGCTGATCTTCGGCCGCGCCACGCAAGACCAGCAGATCAACGTCAGCGACGGCCGCAGCTATCCGGTGCGCAAGGGCGAACTGGTGATGGGGGTGTTGCCGCTGGCCATGCGCGACGCTGCCCTGTTCCCCGAGCCGGCGCTTTTCAAGCCGTCACGGTTCGACGATCCGGCGGACCGCCGCGGCCTGATCTGGCCGCGCGGCCGGCAGGACGAAGCCGCCACGGCCACCGACCGCACCTGCCCGGGGAAGGACGTGTCGGTGGAACTCATGAAGCTGCTGTGCATCTGGCTGCTGCCCAACTACCGGTGGCGCCTGGCGGAAGGCCCCGTATGGGAACAGAAAGGCTTCGGCCTCAACGTGGCCGCGCCCAAGGGGGCGATGCAGGTCGAGGATTTCGCCGCCGCTTGACGGCGCGAGCCGCTCGAACCGCTTATTTGGCCAGGCGCGCGAAGGTCTTGCGGAACTTCGCCACCTTGGGCGCCGCCACCATCATGCAATAGCCCTGGTGGGGGTTCTTGGCGAAGAAATCCTGGTGGTATTCCTCGGCGGCCGAATAGTTGCTGCGTGGCAGCACTTCGGTCACCACCGGCTGGCTGTAGGTCTTGCTCTCGGCGATCTCGGCCAGCACGCGGCGGGCCACCTCGGCCTGGTCCGGCGTCGAGGTGTAGATGCCGCTGCGGTATTGGGTGCCCACGTCGTTGCCCTGGCGGTTCAGCGTGGTCGGGTCGTGGATCACGAAGAAGATCTGCAGGATTTCCTCCAGGCTGATCTCTTCAGGGTCGAACTTCAGCTGCACCACTTCGTTGTGGCCGGTGGTGCCGGTGCAGACCTGCTCGTAGCTCGGGTTGAGCACATGGCCGTTGCTGTAGCCGCTCTCCACGTCGACGATGCCCCGAACGTTGACGAACACGGCCTCTGTGCACCAGAAGCAGCCTCCACCGAGCGTGATGGTCTCGAGGGCAGGCTGCCGACTGGCGCCGGAGGTGGAGGATGCGGGAGCTGGAGGCACGGACATGGTGTTGACCTTTACTGTGTTTCGGCGGCTTGTACACTCGAAAGCCGCACAGTCTCCCAGATGGGCCCGCGTGCCGTCAAATCAAGCGCCGACCACCCACCCCGCTGCCTCGCCCTTGCAACTCGCCGAACTCAAGCCGATCCTGACCACCTTGGTCCTGCCACCCGCCGGGCCCTTGCTGCTGGCCGCGCTCGGCTGGCTGCTCGTGCTGCGCCGTCGCCGCAGCGGGCATCTCCTGATCGTTTCCGCGCTCGCCGCCCTGTGGTTGCTGAGCTGCAATGCCGTGGCAATCGGCCTCGCGGCGCATCTCCTGCCGCAGAGCCAGCCGCTGGCACCCGCCACCACGGCGGCCACGCTGCAGGCGCGGCAGACCCAGGCTATTGTGGTGCTGGGCAGCGGCATCCTGCCGCAGGCGCCCGAATACGGCCAGGCCCAACCCACGGCCGACGCCGCCGCCCGGCTGCGTTACGGCGCATGGCTCGCGCGGCAAAGCCGGCTGCCGCTGGCTTTCGCTGGCGGCATCGGCTGGGCGGCGCAGGGTGAGGCCATGCCGTCCGAGGGAGAGGTTTCGCGCCACTTCGTCTCGGGCGACTACGGCATCGAACTGCGCTGGGTCGACGACCAGTCGCGCGACACCAGCGAGAACGCGCGCCAGATGTTCGAACTGCTGTCCAAGGCCGGCGTGACCCGCATCGCCCTGGTCACCAGCAGCTGGCACATGCCGCGCTCGGTGCTGGCCTTCGAGCGTGCCGGCTTCGCGGTGCTGCCGGCGCCCACCGCCTTTGCCGTGGCGCAGCAGCGCCCGCTGCTGGAGTGGCTGCCGTCGCTGCACGGCCTGCTCGGTTCACAGCGGGTGTTGCGCGAATGGCTCGGCCTGTGGGTCGCCCGGCTTTGAAAGCGCTGCGGCCGGCTGTGCCAATTTGGCGACGCCCGCGCGCCGGGGTGCACCAGGTCCATGCGCGCACCCTAAAATAGCCGAGTTTGTCTCCTCGCCAATCCATGACCATGACCACCCTCTCTCCACTCGAACAATCCCGCTTCAACATGATCGAACAGCAGATCCGTCCCTGGGACGTGCTGGAGCAGTCGGTGCTGGAGCAACTGGTGGCGGTCAAGCGCGAGCAGTTTCTGCCGCCCGCGCTGGAGGCCTTCGCCTTCGTCGACATGGAAACCCCATTGCCCGCCGGCCAGGCCATGCTGTCGCCGCGCGTCGAAGCCCGTGCCCTGCAGGACCTGCACGTACAGAAGCACGAGAAAGTGCTTGAGATCGGTGCCGGCTCCGGCTACATGGCCGCGCTGCTGGCCTACCGCGCCAAGCAGGTGCTGTCGCTCGAAATCGTGCCCGAACTCGTGGAACTCGCCCGCGCCAACCTGCGCAGGGCCGGCATCAACAACGTCGAGGTGCGCCTGGCCGATGGATCGCAGGGTGCCGCGGCCGACGGTCCGTTCGACGTGATCGTGCTGAGCGGCTCGGTGGCCGAAGTGCCGCCTGCCATCCTGTC of the Rhodoferax koreense genome contains:
- the msrA gene encoding peptide-methionine (S)-S-oxide reductase MsrA, whose product is MSVPPAPASSTSGASRQPALETITLGGGCFWCTEAVFVNVRGIVDVESGYSNGHVLNPSYEQVCTGTTGHNEVVQLKFDPEEISLEEILQIFFVIHDPTTLNRQGNDVGTQYRSGIYTSTPDQAEVARRVLAEIAESKTYSQPVVTEVLPRSNYSAAEEYHQDFFAKNPHQGYCMMVAAPKVAKFRKTFARLAK
- a CDS encoding YdcF family protein; this encodes MQLAELKPILTTLVLPPAGPLLLAALGWLLVLRRRRSGHLLIVSALAALWLLSCNAVAIGLAAHLLPQSQPLAPATTAATLQARQTQAIVVLGSGILPQAPEYGQAQPTADAAARLRYGAWLARQSRLPLAFAGGIGWAAQGEAMPSEGEVSRHFVSGDYGIELRWVDDQSRDTSENARQMFELLSKAGVTRIALVTSSWHMPRSVLAFERAGFAVLPAPTAFAVAQQRPLLEWLPSLHGLLGSQRVLREWLGLWVARL
- a CDS encoding protein-L-isoaspartate O-methyltransferase family protein; the protein is MTTLSPLEQSRFNMIEQQIRPWDVLEQSVLEQLVAVKREQFLPPALEAFAFVDMETPLPAGQAMLSPRVEARALQDLHVQKHEKVLEIGAGSGYMAALLAYRAKQVLSLEIVPELVELARANLRRAGINNVEVRLADGSQGAAADGPFDVIVLSGSVAEVPPAILSQLKIGGRLFAVVGGDPVMRATFITRTGEAAYGTQQPWDTEAPRLVNFPAPSAFRF